A single window of Sphingobacterium sp. ML3W DNA harbors:
- a CDS encoding YfhO family protein → MKNWFKENSAHLVVIAIFVALVFFYFTPVWQGQILAQSDVVQAQGAQKEMFDYKAQDGKAPLWTNSMFGGMPTYQIWSASENNIGTYILAVVKTVFPQPIDIVLFYLLGGYFLLSVLRIRPWLAALGAIAIAFTSYNFIYIEAGHVTKAYAIAFIPAVIGAVIMCFRGSKLWGPVLLALFMALEIRVNHLQMTYYMLIALMVYVIFALIYAIRDKKLKQFFVASGLQLAAVVVAILVNASILLPTYEYSKLSTRGHANITKVDEPKEKGLDKEYAYRWSQGVGETLTFLIPNAYGGGQSGVLDEKSNVAKFLMSTLGAQGVTNAQVAEYAGRMPVYWGDKPFTSGPWYFGAGILFLFILGLVIVNNRLKWWILTTTVLILLLSFGKNFTLISDLFFDYFPMYNKFRAVESILVIAAILIPLMAVLTLDELISRADKIEKLDKKVLYTFIGLGGICLLIAFVPDLFLSFKNKEHGQLVEILTQQVGDPAAANQLANSLIKDRSAVASADAYRSFAIVLITFLAVWFFIKKKLSANVLIIGLAVVFLFDLWSVDKRFLNDRSFVEKRLAKSQAFQEREVDQLIRMDKDLSYRVIDLTTDPFSDAGASYYHKSLGGYHAAKLMRFQEILENQFNGAVNEDVLDMFNVRYVITGDQQKGQRIQRRSSAAGNAWFVDQVTFVKDNAQEMQAISSFNPSKEAFVNEEFKNKLDEKRLGIPANASIKLTSYHPDKMEYEYTSPTDALAVFSEVYYEKGWKAYVDGKEVPIIRADYILRALQLPGGNHKVEFIFDPESHKLGGILTLIASIILGAGLILAIYFSVKKDTNKKATTK, encoded by the coding sequence ATGAAAAATTGGTTTAAAGAAAATTCAGCACATCTCGTTGTTATCGCGATTTTTGTAGCGCTTGTATTCTTTTACTTCACACCCGTGTGGCAAGGTCAAATTTTGGCGCAAAGTGATGTTGTGCAAGCACAAGGCGCACAAAAAGAAATGTTTGACTATAAAGCTCAAGATGGTAAAGCTCCTTTGTGGACAAATTCTATGTTTGGTGGTATGCCAACATATCAAATCTGGTCAGCGAGTGAAAACAATATAGGAACGTATATATTAGCGGTTGTTAAAACCGTTTTTCCGCAACCCATAGATATCGTTCTATTTTATTTATTAGGAGGTTATTTCTTATTGAGTGTACTACGTATTCGGCCGTGGTTGGCTGCTTTGGGAGCCATTGCTATTGCGTTTACTTCTTATAATTTTATTTATATCGAAGCCGGGCACGTAACAAAGGCCTATGCCATTGCTTTCATTCCTGCAGTAATTGGCGCAGTGATTATGTGTTTTAGGGGTAGTAAATTATGGGGACCAGTTTTGTTGGCTTTATTTATGGCCCTTGAGATTCGTGTCAATCACCTACAAATGACCTATTACATGCTTATTGCACTAATGGTTTATGTGATTTTTGCGTTAATATATGCGATTCGTGATAAAAAGTTAAAGCAGTTTTTCGTTGCTTCTGGTCTACAGCTAGCTGCGGTTGTTGTTGCTATATTGGTTAATGCATCTATTTTATTGCCAACATATGAATATAGTAAGTTAAGTACGCGTGGACATGCCAATATTACTAAAGTCGACGAACCAAAAGAAAAAGGGTTAGATAAAGAGTACGCTTACCGATGGAGTCAAGGAGTTGGTGAGACGTTGACATTTTTGATTCCCAATGCTTATGGAGGTGGTCAAAGCGGTGTATTGGATGAAAAGTCAAATGTCGCAAAATTTTTAATGTCTACTTTAGGAGCACAGGGAGTGACCAATGCTCAGGTGGCTGAATACGCAGGTAGAATGCCTGTTTATTGGGGAGACAAACCTTTTACATCTGGACCTTGGTATTTTGGTGCAGGGATATTGTTTCTTTTCATTTTGGGATTGGTTATTGTCAATAATAGACTTAAATGGTGGATTCTTACTACAACGGTTCTCATTTTATTGCTGTCTTTCGGAAAGAACTTTACTTTAATTTCGGATTTATTCTTTGACTATTTCCCGATGTACAATAAGTTCAGGGCAGTCGAATCGATATTGGTTATTGCTGCGATCCTGATTCCATTGATGGCTGTGTTAACGTTGGATGAGTTGATTTCAAGAGCAGATAAAATTGAAAAATTGGATAAGAAAGTGCTCTATACGTTTATTGGTTTAGGTGGCATCTGTTTGCTTATTGCATTTGTGCCAGATTTATTTTTAAGCTTTAAAAATAAAGAGCATGGACAATTGGTAGAAATTTTGACACAGCAGGTTGGTGACCCGGCAGCGGCAAATCAATTGGCTAATAGTTTAATAAAAGATCGTTCAGCAGTGGCAAGCGCAGATGCTTATCGTTCTTTTGCAATCGTTTTGATTACCTTTTTAGCGGTTTGGTTTTTCATTAAGAAGAAGCTTTCAGCAAACGTCTTAATCATCGGATTGGCTGTTGTGTTCCTATTTGACCTTTGGAGTGTTGATAAACGTTTCTTAAACGATAGATCTTTTGTAGAGAAACGTTTAGCTAAGAGTCAAGCGTTTCAAGAACGAGAAGTTGATCAATTGATTCGCATGGACAAAGATTTGAGCTATCGTGTGATTGACTTAACAACAGACCCCTTTTCTGATGCCGGGGCCTCTTATTACCATAAATCTTTGGGCGGATATCATGCCGCAAAATTGATGCGCTTTCAAGAGATTCTAGAAAATCAATTTAATGGGGCAGTTAATGAAGATGTACTGGATATGTTCAATGTTCGATACGTTATTACAGGCGATCAACAAAAAGGACAACGTATCCAACGGAGAAGTTCCGCAGCAGGAAATGCTTGGTTTGTAGATCAAGTAACCTTTGTGAAAGATAATGCACAAGAGATGCAAGCAATTAGTAGTTTCAATCCATCAAAAGAAGCTTTCGTAAACGAAGAGTTTAAAAATAAGTTAGATGAAAAGCGCCTCGGTATACCTGCGAATGCCTCGATAAAATTAACGTCCTACCATCCTGATAAGATGGAGTATGAATATACATCACCAACAGATGCATTAGCGGTATTTTCAGAAGTGTACTATGAAAAGGGATGGAAAGCTTATGTTGATGGTAAAGAAGTTCCTATTATCCGTGCCGATTACATTTTGAGAGCATTGCAATTGCCTGGTGGAAATCATAAAGTTGAATTTATCTTTGATCCAGAGTCGCATAAATTGGGTGGAATACTAACACTGATTGCTTCGATAATTTTGGGAGCGGGCTTAATATTAGCAATTTACTTCTCTGTAAAAAAGGATACCAATAAAAAAGCAACGACTAAGTAG
- a CDS encoding potassium channel family protein translates to MKYIVLGLGHFGRSLAVHLTELGHEVIGADKSLVIVEQLKDKVTHTVCLDTTDREAVSSLPLRDCHAVIVAIGEDEGASLLTVALMKQMKVKRIIGRIVSDLQKTVLEAMEIGEYIMPEEEAAERLAMRLDNVDIVDSFKVSDKYSIVETKVPAKYVGMTLREANLTNIYKVIVMTTLKITEVKDNMKTKEIKEASGIATSETLLEEGDILVLFGELSNINKLIQKGE, encoded by the coding sequence ATGAAATATATTGTTTTGGGACTTGGGCATTTTGGCCGATCACTTGCCGTACACCTAACCGAATTGGGACATGAGGTGATCGGAGCTGATAAAAGTCTGGTAATTGTAGAGCAATTGAAAGATAAAGTGACACATACCGTTTGCTTGGACACGACTGATAGGGAAGCGGTATCTTCATTACCATTGCGTGATTGTCATGCTGTTATTGTTGCTATTGGAGAGGACGAAGGGGCATCATTACTCACTGTCGCTTTAATGAAACAAATGAAGGTAAAGCGGATTATTGGCCGAATTGTGTCCGACCTTCAAAAAACTGTACTCGAAGCAATGGAGATAGGAGAGTATATTATGCCAGAGGAAGAAGCTGCAGAAAGGCTCGCCATGCGTTTGGACAATGTCGACATCGTGGATTCATTCAAGGTATCGGATAAATATAGTATTGTGGAGACGAAAGTACCTGCAAAATATGTAGGGATGACTCTCCGAGAAGCTAACCTCACTAATATCTACAAAGTTATCGTCATGACGACATTAAAGATAACGGAGGTCAAAGACAATATGAAAACGAAAGAAATTAAGGAAGCGTCAGGTATAGCAACTTCTGAAACACTTCTGGAAGAGGGGGATATTTTAGTTCTTTTTGGCGAATTATCCAATATTAATAAGCTGATCCAAAAAGGAGAATAA
- a CDS encoding TrkH family potassium uptake protein, with protein sequence MGSILSFLKFVFKYKNGIVDQVMFYVSMICALAVIFNVGYVRDPELAQILDHIILAMFYVLFIMTGLRTASSIFALKKIEVEHYSGLVIFAYFILIIIARLASVPTVDLFGKDQWIYLGIYIVFIAELSKSTLFFDNFYFNPTILFVISFFALILIGTVLLMLPRTTIEAPLSFIDALFMATSAVCITGLSVTDISTNFSLFGQTIILVLIQIGGLGIMTFTGFFGYFFSGGFSFKNQLMFGEILGENKVGSVVKTLLTIIFITLLFEFLGAVLIFGTLEAQNFPSVGHQIFFAVFHSISSFCNAGFSILTDGITNNAYKFNYNFQLALSSLFILGGLGFGIVLNIYSYVKESAIYWYHRFITKKNYKHKAWSFSFNSKLVLVCNAVVIVVATVFFFLLEKEKTLSLEQGKVGEWVTSFFMANASRSAGFNSVDLSFVSMPTVLLIILLMWVGSSPGSTGGGVKVTTIAVAMMNIIALARGKEHIELFKRRIAGESVHKAFAIILLSLFTIGVSFMLLVFSDPDKSFKALLFESVSAYTTCGLSLGITPSLSVAGKFIVMMTMFVGRVGTLTLLVAFIKNITRKNYIYPEEKILY encoded by the coding sequence ATGGGGTCAATATTGAGTTTTTTAAAATTCGTTTTTAAGTATAAAAATGGAATCGTAGACCAGGTCATGTTCTATGTTAGCATGATTTGTGCCTTAGCTGTAATATTCAACGTTGGGTATGTGAGAGATCCTGAACTTGCACAGATTTTAGATCATATTATCCTTGCGATGTTCTATGTGTTGTTTATCATGACGGGCCTCCGAACAGCATCTTCCATTTTTGCATTAAAGAAAATAGAGGTGGAGCATTACTCGGGCTTGGTAATTTTCGCTTATTTTATTTTAATAATAATTGCCAGATTAGCGAGCGTCCCTACAGTTGATTTATTTGGTAAGGATCAATGGATTTATTTAGGAATTTATATCGTATTTATTGCAGAACTGTCGAAAAGTACACTTTTTTTTGATAATTTCTATTTTAATCCGACCATCTTATTTGTAATCAGTTTCTTTGCACTGATCTTAATTGGAACAGTTTTATTGATGTTACCCAGGACGACTATTGAAGCGCCACTAAGCTTCATAGATGCGTTATTTATGGCAACAAGCGCGGTATGTATAACTGGATTATCTGTGACAGACATTTCTACGAATTTCTCTCTTTTTGGACAGACCATTATCCTTGTTTTGATACAAATCGGGGGATTGGGAATTATGACGTTTACAGGTTTTTTTGGCTATTTTTTCTCTGGTGGATTTTCCTTTAAGAATCAGTTGATGTTTGGCGAGATTTTGGGAGAAAATAAAGTTGGATCTGTTGTGAAAACATTATTAACCATTATTTTTATTACTTTATTATTTGAGTTTCTAGGAGCTGTATTGATTTTTGGAACATTAGAAGCCCAGAATTTCCCATCTGTTGGACATCAAATCTTTTTTGCTGTTTTTCATTCAATATCTTCTTTTTGTAATGCGGGTTTTTCCATATTGACAGATGGTATAACGAATAATGCTTATAAATTTAATTACAATTTTCAATTGGCATTGTCTTCCTTATTTATTCTCGGTGGTTTGGGCTTTGGTATTGTGTTGAATATTTACTCTTACGTAAAGGAATCCGCTATTTATTGGTATCACCGCTTTATTACAAAGAAAAACTATAAGCATAAGGCTTGGAGTTTTAGTTTCAATTCGAAATTAGTTCTTGTATGCAATGCCGTTGTTATTGTTGTGGCAACAGTTTTCTTTTTCCTATTGGAAAAAGAAAAAACATTATCCTTAGAACAAGGAAAGGTAGGAGAATGGGTCACTTCATTTTTTATGGCTAATGCCTCTCGATCTGCGGGGTTTAATAGTGTTGATCTTTCATTTGTATCCATGCCCACCGTTTTGTTAATAATTCTCTTGATGTGGGTAGGGTCTTCACCAGGCTCTACAGGAGGCGGGGTTAAAGTAACGACGATTGCAGTAGCCATGATGAATATCATTGCATTAGCAAGGGGAAAAGAACATATAGAGCTGTTTAAAAGACGTATTGCTGGTGAATCCGTACACAAGGCATTTGCCATTATTTTACTTTCATTATTTACGATTGGAGTCAGTTTTATGTTGTTGGTGTTTTCGGATCCAGATAAAAGTTTTAAAGCCCTGCTGTTTGAATCCGTATCCGCTTATACCACTTGTGGATTGAGTTTGGGCATCACCCCATCGTTAAGTGTAGCAGGGAAATTTATTGTTATGATGACGATGTTTGTAGGTCGAGTTGGGACATTGACCCTCCTCGTGGCTTTTATTAAAAATATAACGCGAAAAAATTACATCTATCCAGAAGAAAAGATACTTTATTAA
- the rsgA gene encoding ribosome small subunit-dependent GTPase A has product MRGLVTKSTGSWYQVLGEDNQRYDCRIKGKFRTKGIKSTNPIAVGDWVHFEVEPDLESAVINTLEPRRNYIIRKSVNLSKQTQIIGANLDQAFLVVTLASPPTSLGFIDRFLVTTEAYSIPAVLIFNKLDLFSDEGLAILQDYKGVYERIGYPCYEVSALHGINIELLKDLLKNKTTLISGHSGVGKSTLINAIVPEYAVKTGDISDWSDKGKHTTTFAEMYDLPFGGKLIDTPGIRELGIVDIEKQELSHYFPEMRALMNQCRFDNCRHISEPGCVVLEAVEEGTIESSRYDSYLSIYHNENNRM; this is encoded by the coding sequence ATGAGAGGATTAGTGACCAAATCTACGGGTAGTTGGTATCAAGTATTGGGCGAAGATAACCAACGCTATGATTGTCGTATAAAAGGAAAATTTCGAACTAAGGGGATCAAGAGTACAAATCCTATTGCTGTTGGAGATTGGGTACATTTTGAAGTAGAGCCAGACCTTGAAAGTGCTGTTATCAATACCTTGGAGCCAAGACGTAATTATATTATCCGTAAGTCTGTAAACCTTTCGAAGCAGACGCAAATTATTGGGGCTAACCTGGATCAGGCATTTCTAGTTGTTACATTGGCTTCGCCACCGACTTCCCTTGGCTTTATCGACCGTTTCTTGGTCACAACGGAAGCCTATAGTATTCCTGCTGTTTTGATTTTCAATAAATTAGATTTGTTTAGTGATGAGGGACTTGCTATTTTACAAGACTATAAAGGAGTATACGAACGTATAGGATATCCCTGCTATGAAGTATCAGCTCTACATGGCATTAATATCGAGCTGCTAAAAGATTTACTAAAAAACAAAACCACCCTAATTTCAGGCCATTCAGGTGTCGGCAAGTCTACCTTAATCAATGCTATTGTGCCCGAATATGCTGTTAAAACTGGTGATATTTCAGATTGGTCTGATAAGGGAAAGCATACCACCACATTTGCGGAAATGTATGATTTACCGTTTGGCGGAAAATTGATTGATACTCCAGGTATTCGGGAATTGGGGATTGTTGATATTGAGAAACAAGAATTATCACATTACTTTCCTGAAATGCGCGCCCTGATGAATCAGTGTAGATTTGATAATTGTAGGCATATCAGTGAACCTGGTTGTGTTGTTTTGGAAGCTGTTGAAGAAGGTACTATTGAATCATCTCGTTACGATAGCTATCTCAGTATCTATCATAATGAAAATAATCGGATGTAA